The genomic stretch CCTAGACCGGGGTCACCGACCGAGGAAGCGGAACCCGCTCGGACGGCGGGGCATCATAAAGACCGACCGTGGCAGTATCACAGGCCGATTCGTGACCGGAACTGGTGGTCATTGCCTCGGCGATCAGGGCAACAGCGCGAAGACCCACGTCGGTAAGCCCCGCGGGAGTGACCCTGGAGCGAAGGCTGGCGGTCAGGCGAACCGTTCGCCGGTGTCGAAGGCCCGATCTCACCCACGGCGTACGAGCCTCAGACCTGTTCCGATGTCGCTACCACGGCGTTGAGAACTCCTGACGAAATAATCTCCGAGGTGGTCGGACTATTTCGGGAGCTTTGAACGAGGGTTCGGGGTGATTCGGCGAAGCCGAGGACGAGCTTATGGGCGCGGACCCGGCTCCACATCCGTCAGGATTTTCTAGAGCCAGGACGCCCCCGGCGGTTGTGGCCTGTTCATGCGACGGACTATCGCGGCCCCTATGATCGCACCGAGACCGCCAGCCACCTTGTGGGCGCCTTTGATTCCGCTACGCCGAGCACTTTCGTGCTCCTCCAACGTCGTGTTGAGCCTGCGCTTCTTGATTTCGGCAGAAGCCATACCAATGCCCCCAATGACGGTCTGCCCAGCAGGCGTCTTGGAAAATTCTTGCAACGCCTTCGCAACGCCAACAGCGGCAGCAATGATCGGTAACACAACCCTCACCCTCTTCCATTTACGCCACCTGCTTCAGGTAGGCAATACAGTCCAGGGTAGCCCAACTTGCCCTATATCAGAGGCTGAAGAGATCCCCTGATAAAACCCCTAAGGGATCAGTAAGGGGCCATCCGAATATCATCCACCCCCTGAGTCACTAGGGGCCTTTCTCGTGTCTGGAGTCTCCCCCTTGGCACGCATACCCAGCGCCCGTGGCACCCTGACAATCTATTGATCCGTCGTCGCGAAGCCGGGAGAGTTGCGGTCAACTAGGGGGGCTTGAAAAGCGCGAGCGCCTTGAGGAGCAGGTCGAGCACGCCGTTGCCGCCCGCTCTCGCGTTCCCTCTCGGCTCCGTACCGACCACGGTGTCGCCGTCAGGGCGGGGTGTTCGACGTCCCTGACGGGGGCTCCGCTGCCCGAGTGCAGCGACTCGCGATCCGGACGTGGGTGCGAAGATGCGGTCGTGGTGACAGACGCCGAGTGGACCCGGATTCGGAGGGACCTGCGCTTCGGGCAAGTTTTCGAGGGCACAGTCGTGCAGGTTCCCCGGCCCGGTGGGATCGGGATCTTCGTGGACATCGGCCTGAGCGGCGGAGGCTTCATCGACGTCCTGCTGCTTCCGGAAAGGAGCAGTGACTGGCCGACGGCAGGCACGGTTGCAGATTTCGAGATCTGGTGGGCAGACAGCCGCCAACGTGCGCCTGGCATCCCTGCACGGTCCAGACCTACGGGCCCGGGACCTGCTGGCCGAGGTCAGTAGAGCCAGCGGTCCAGGAGCCCTGGCCAGAGAAACCCCTCGTAGCCGCTGAAGGCCGCCGGGTCGATCTCCTTCAGCTCCTCGGCCAGCCGGTTCAGCTCGGCAAAAGCCCGCTCTTCCTCCTCCTCAGAGAAGTACTCCTCGGGACCGTCAGGCTCGCTGAGAAGCTCAGAGGCTGTGACGCGGCTGCCGTAGTGGTGAAGGACGTCGAGCCACAGGCCGACACCCGAGTTGGCGAACCACGCCTCCCCGTCCGGCATGACGAAGTAGACCGCCCCGGTCTCCGGCTCGACGCCGAACGATGACCGCTCGGCCGGCTCATTAGGGTCCGCCTGCTCGGTGAGACGGTAGAGCGGACCTCGGGATGAGAGCAGGGTCGGCTCAGCCTCGCTCTGCATCACGACTCGTTCGATGAGGCGCGGAGCTACCGGGATGCCCACCTCGACAAGCTGCGCCTTCGCGGAGTCCGGGATGCACCAGTCGCTCACCATGTCCCGTCCGGCTCGCGTGACATGCCCCAGACCGGCCCACTCGGTCAGCTGGTCGTACGTCGCCATTGAACGGTCCTCTTCCGCCGACTGTGCTCCTGGCCCTATCGAGCCAGCCTCAGGTCAGAGCATGGCCGCATTTGCGGGACAGCCCTTAGAAGTGCTGCTCGGCCCAGATGGCGATGAGGGTGACGGCTCCTGTGCCGATGCCGTAGCAGGCGCCATGGAGCATGTGCATGGTCGCGGTCCGACGGTGGCGAGCAGTGCGTCGGGCGATGTGCCTTGCGCGGGTGATTGCCTTGCGCCAGAGCGGCGGGCCGGGGCTAGGGTGCATGACGGATGTTCCCCCTTTTGTCTGGGGTGTTGTTGAGGGAGCCCGCCGGGCCTGTTGGCCTCGGAAACCGGTGGCCCGGTCGGGCTCCCTCTCTTTGTGTGTTGTTGGGTTAGGTGCGGCGTGCGAAGAACTCGTAGAGGCGATCAACGAGACGCTGGTCGGGGCGGCGGACGATGACGCAGGGCGAGCCGACGCTGCGGGATGCGAGCCGGTCGACTTCCCCTTCGAGGCGCCCGGTAGGGGCGGTGGCGTCGGAGCCGTGGCGGCGTACGTAGCGGGCGACGGCTTCCAAGCCTTCGATGAACGCGTCGTCCGGTGGCGAGCTGTCGTTGGTGGTGGAGTCGGTGAGCTGGTGGTACCAGTGCCTGGCTTCTCGGGGTTCGCCGAGGTGAGTGTGGTGGAGGTGGAGGCAATAGGCGGCGGCTCGACTGTCCGCGCCAGCCGCGAGTTGCCACCAAAATTGGGCGGACTCGTGATGCCCGGTCAGGTAGAGCAGGCAGGCATAGACCAGGGCCCCTTCGACATCGAGTGCGTCCTCCTCCAGGAGACGAGCACTCTGTTCGGGGCCTTCGGCGAGGCGATCGACATGGAGCGCGGAGCCGGGCCCGTTCAAGATCCACCGGGAAACGGTGGCCAGGCGCTCTCGGGCCTTGGCAGAGCGGTCCATGTCCGGTGGCGGGGAAGCGGCCTGGGGGGCGTCGGCCGCCAGGCGCCGCAGAGCAGCGCCGATATCGAAGGTGGTGGGGGAAGTAGTGGGTATGGCAGCGTCCGCGAGGATGTCATCGATGGTGCGGGTCACGGTGCGCGTTCCTTTCCGGTCATGTTCCTGCCGGGCGCTCCGGGCAGCTTGAGGTGTACTCGCAGGCGTTCTTTGCCTTTGCGGCCGTGGTAGTCAACGGTGCGTTCGTCCAGGCCCATGAAGCGCGCGATCCGACTGGTCGGGTAGCCCATGAGATGGCGCATCACGATGACGTGGAACTGCCGGGTGGGGAGCTGGGTGATTGCCTCATAGAGGCCGTGTGAGCCCTCGGCGATCTCCAGCTCGTTCCTGATCGCCCGCAGGGCCTGGGTTATAGGCCCGTTGATGACGAACGCGGGATCGCGGCCGTCGCGTTCAAGACGAGCGGTGACTTGGCGATGCAACACGGCGAGAGTCCGCTGCTCCAGGTCGCCCTCGCGCAGGAGACCGTCCCAGCCGGCGAGGATTTCGAGGAAGACGCGGTGGACGGTCTCCTCCGCGGCGGTGCGGGTGCCGAGGTGGAGTTCGGCGAAGGTGTGGAAGAACTCTTGATGCGTCAGATAGAACGCTTCGTAGTCCAAGGGCAGGGGCAGGGCCGCGTCCACGGGTTGTGGGTGGCCGCCGTCGTGGGGCGATACGCCGGGGTCGTTCACGCAGACCTCCAGCGCGTGGTGCCAGTACTCATCACGGTCCTCTCCCGCTGAGGTCGGTACAGGCAGGACCTTGTTCGAGGGTGGAACAAGCCGGTACCGGGGGCGAGTTGGCCCCACTCCCACGATGTCGAGAACCGGCCTCGATCACTCAACGGCACCACCAAGAAAATCACCTGATGATCATGAGCGAGCACAGCGCGTAGCGCCTGGCGTTCGCCCTTACCCCGCCGGGAGCCTCTGACCAGTAGGAACATCGAAACTCGCCAGTCAGCTACTAGGAGAGTGGTAGCCCCACGTTGGTAGTGACATGGGTCACATGGCGCTCCGCCCCTCACCCTCAGGTCACCGGCACCACACACATTCCCCAACGTCCGCGAATGACCTCACCCCCGGGTTCCCCAAGCCTGCGGAGCAGGAACGGCAACACGATAGGAGTCCCGACGTTCGTGTGTGCACCCGCTCGCGGTCTGGGGTGGTCGGGGCCGGCCACATACCGTTGAGGCGAGGAAGGGAGGCGGGCATGGAGACTGGACAAGCGCCCCCGTGTGGACGGCGTGGGTGGACGGTGAGCCGGTTGAGGTCCCCGCGACGATCGCCGGTATCCGCGAACGGCTCGCTCCTTAGCGCCAGGAGGAGTTCGACCGGGTGATCGCCGAAACCCCGGGGGAGGACCTGCACCGGGTACTGGCCATGTGGGCGCTGCCGGACGGCGCGTGGGCACAGATCAACGCCGACTTCGACCGCATCGAGGCTGCTGGAGCGGCCTCCACGTGAGCTACCGCATCGAATACGCTGACGCCGCCCGCCACCGCCGGGTCAACGGCCCGGCCGGAGCACGCAGGTGTCACCACCGTCGACCGCCTCGCCGGCCGCAGGCGCCGCTATGGCTGGGCGTTCCAGCGCTGGAGGGGCCGCGACGGTGTGGTTGACCCGCGCGTATACCTCGATACGTTCCGTGCCCACCATCCTCTCCTCCACGAGTCGATAGTGACGGTTCAGGACATCCCGCTTCACCGCGTCCGAAGGTGTCCCGCCCTGTTGCCTCCCGGCGCGGTCACCGATCGCCAGCACCCGGCCGGGGTGGCTCAGCATCCGCTTCCGGACGACGGCGGGCTCGGCCTCGGTCCCGTACAAGGTGTGCGAGGCGCGCGGTGAGCGGTCCAGGGAGAGATCGGGCAGCGCGTGCGAGGCGCCGGGCGCCAGTGTCCACACTCGCCGCTGTGCGGTGAGGAACAGCACCCCGTCTCCGGGTCGGGCCAGCCGCTTGACGGTCTGTGCCACCGCCATGGCGTTGTCGGAGCGGCTCTCAGGAGACCGCAACTCCGTCCCTGTGGTCGTGAGATACAGCAGGACCGCTGTCGTCGAGCCCGCCGCGACCAGCGCTGACCAGAAGCGGTCGAGAACGGTGCCCAGCAGCAGAGCGAGCCCGATGGTGCTGAAGAGGACATAGCGCTCGGAGTAGAGCGGGTGGACGAAGGACACCGCGATCAGCAGCCCCGGCGGGAGGACGAGCAGCGGAAGCGCGAGCGGCTTCGTCCGGGATCCACCCGTGAGTGCGGCACAGATCATCCCCACCACCACCAGCACCGCGAAGCGCGTGAGCTTCGGCGCGCTCGGCGGCTCGATCCACGCCACCTGCGACGACTGTGTCATCGAAAACAGCGCGAAGGGCAGAACACCCGCTACGACCGCCGACGCGGCCCGCAGCCACTCACGCGGCAACTGGGCCGTGTTCGGGGAACGGCCGAGCCACAGCGTCGCCCCGTGCGCGAGCAGCACCAGCACGGCGAACTCGTGCACCAGACAGGCGACCAGCACCACCACCGCGTAGGCCCGCCACCTCCGTTCCAGAAGCAGGAGCGTGGCCCATGTGACCAACGCGGAGACCAGCGCGTACGAACGCCCCTCCTGCGCGTACCGCTGGACGGCAGGCAGCAGCGCCAGCACCAGACCAGACAGCGCGCCCGCCCTCGGCCCCGCGAGCCGCAGCCCGATCCGGGCCACTAGGACAGCGGATGCGGCCGTCGCCAGCACGGACGGCACCCGCAGCGACACTAGCCCCGGTTCCCAGACGGCGAACACCACGTGCATCAACAAGTAGTAGAGACCGTGGACGGCGTCCACGGTGGCGAGCGTCCGCCAGATCTCCTGCAGGGAGCGGGTGGCCATGTCGTAGGTGACCGCCTCGTCGCTCCACAGCGTCTGCTCGCGTTCCAGCCCCCATGTCCCCAGCAGCAGCGCCAGGGCGGCGGGCGGCAGCCAGACCCGCCACGGCGTACGGGCGGTGGGAACGGAACACCTCTCCGCCTGGGGCGGAGTGCGCGCGCAATGCGGGGAGTGGGACGGTGGGACGGAGGTGGAAGCGGTGTCGATCATGCGGCGAGTTCACCGGCGGCGGTATTGATAAACAGGCCCCTCACGCCACGCCCATCAATTGACGTACGCTCTCGGATGGCCGCTGCGAGCACGGATCGGCGGTCCGGGGGTCGCGCGGCGCTCAAGGACAAGAACGGTCCGGACGCCGTACAGGGGCGGAGTGGACGGGGCGCGGGGATGGGACGTCGGGAGAAGCCGCTGAACCCCGCCGACGGACACGTGGAGTCCTTCGCATACGAATTGCGTGCCTTGCGGCGGTCGGCGGGCTCGCCCACCTACCGGACGATGGCGGAAGGCTCCCCTTACTCCGCGCCCTCCCTCTCCGGGGCCGCGTCCGGGGAGCGCCTCCCCTCACTCCCCGTCGCCCTCGCCTATGTCGCCGCCTGCGGCGGTGACCTGGAGGAATGGCGTCGCCGCTGGCAGCGAGCCCTCGCCGACGAACCCGTGATCGCCCTTGAGGACGGCACCATGGCCCCGTACCCCGGACTCGCCCGCTACGGGACGGACCACAGCGACCACTTCTTCGGCCGTGACGACCTCATCGCCGATCTGCTGGAACTGACCCGTCGCCACCCCGTCGTCGCGCTGGTCGGCGCCTCCGGCAGCGGAAAGTCCTCCCTACTGCGGGCGGGACTCGTCCCGGCCCTCAGACGGGCCGCGTCGGCGGGGAACGGGACGGCCCCGTCCGTGATCCGGATCCTCACGCCCGGATCCACCCCCGCCCGCACCCACCGGACCCTGATGACCAACGGCGCGCTCCTGCTCGTCGATCAATTCGAGGAGGTCTTCACCCTCTGCCGGGACCGCGGCGAACAAAACGCGTTCATGGAGCTGTTGACCGGTTCCGGCTGCCGGGTCGTCATCGCCGTACGCGCCGACTTCTCCGGGCGGTGCGCAGAACACCCCGCACTCGCCGCCGCGCTCAAGGAGTCGGTGCTGCTCGTCGGACCGATGACACCCGCCCAGCTCAGAGCGGCGGTTGTCGGCCCCGCCACGGCGGGGCGGCTGATCGTGGAACGGGCCCTCACCGCCCGGATCGTCGCGGACGTCGCCGACGAGCCGGGCGGGCTGCCACTGATGTCCCACGCCCTCCTGGAGACCTGGCGCCGACGGCGCGGACGGACCCTCACCGTGGCCGCCTACGAGGCGATCGGCGGGATCCAGGGCGCCATCACCCACACCGCCGAGGAAGCCTTCGGCGCCTTCACCGAACGCGAGGCACGGGCCGGACGCGAACTGCTGTTACGTCTGATAGCCCCGGGCGACACCACCGAGGACACCTGCCGCACGGCCTCGCGCAGCGAACTGCTCCACATGCCCGAGTCGGAACGGGTCCTCGAACGGCTAGTACGGGCCCGGCTGCTCACCGTCGACGACGGCGCGGTCAACCTCGCCCACGAATCCCTGATCCGCGGCTGGCCCCGGCTACGCAGCTGGATCGAGCAAGAGCGCGACCGGCTCCGCCTGCACCGCGGACTCACCGAAGCGGCCCGGACCTGGGACGGGCTCGGCCGGGACGAGGGCGCGCTGTACCGGGGCGCACAACTCGCGGCGGTCCGGGAAACCTTCGGCACACCTCCGGACAACCCTGTGACGCCCGCCGCCGGACGGAGAATCGGGCGCCGAGTCCGCCACTCCCGGCTACTGGCCGCCCGCAGAACCCGCGCCGGCCTGGTCCGGGTTCCCCTCCGTGCCGCCGTCGCGCCCGTACCGCTCGACGCCGAGGCCGTTCTCACCCCACAGGAAAGTGACTTCCTCGCCGCTTCGTACCGCGCCCACAACGACGCACTGCGGGCCGCGCTGCGGACCACCCGGCGGCTACGCACCCTCATCGCGACCCTCTCGGTCCTGCTCTGCATTGCCACGATCGCCGGGCTCAGCGTCTGGAAGGAGAGCCGCGCGGAAGATCGCCGCGCCGTACAGGCTGAGGCCCGACAACTTGCCGAGACCGCCAACACCCTGCGGGAGTCGGATCCGGGATACGCCCTCTTCCTCAGCGTCGCCGGCTGGCGCAAGGCGGATACCCCGGAGACGCGGGAGGCGCTGTTCGCGGCGGCGGCCCAGCCCGACTCGGCCGTGCACCGGCTCGAAACCCACAACGTGGATCTCTCCGCTCTCCGCCAGGACCTGAGCGCCGACGGCCGCAGCCTGCTCACCCTCAGCCCCGGAAGCAGCGACGCCCAAGGGCTGGGACGAGTGGCTGCAGACTGGTCCGGGGCAGGCCTGGGTGAGAACCTGAAACGGCTGGTCGCCATCGCTCCCCACCACCGTGCCATCGCACTCGGAACCAACCGCGGCATCCGGATGTGGGACCTGTCCTCAGCCGAGTTCACCGGCCCGGTGTTCGGACCGCGCACGAGCGGGGCGCGAGGCTGGTTCGCCCCCGCGGGCGAGGCACTCGCCGCACAGGCCCCTGGGGGCCCGCTCCAGGTCTGGGACACGACCATCGGCCGGGAACTTCTCGACACCGGCGACACCCGGCCCCCGACCGGCGATGTCCATGTCGCCCCCGGTGCCCAGCTGCTGGCATACTGCGCGGCCGGAGGACCGCTGCGGATCTGGGACATAGACACCCGCAAGAACCTGGATACGCCGTGGACGGACCGGGTCGGCGGCGGCTGTGGCTCGGGGGAGTTCCGCTTCACCCCCGACGGTCGGGCTCTCGCCTTCACCACGGCATCCGGGGTCCGTACGATCGAGGTCCGCACCGGACGGGAACGCCCCCGAGTGGTCACTGACGGTCTGCCACAACTGGCCTTCAGCGCCGATGGAGCACACCTCGCCACACTCACCCCCACCACGCTCCAGATCTGGCGCACGGCAGTACCGGACTCGCCCGTTCTCCGCCTGCCCATGAGCGGTATGCACCGCTCCGATCTACGGCTGGACATGGCGGAGAGCGCCGTCCGCTTCCGCGAGGGAGAAGCACCGGCCCTCACCGTGCGGACCATCGGGGTGAACACCACGGAGCCCCAGGAGTGGGAGGAGACCCCGCTCTCAGCCGCCGCCTTCAGCCAGAACGCGGAGATCCTGGCCACTGCGCGCTCACGCGCGTACGACATCCGCGACGGCGAGGGACGGCTGCTGCGAGGCATCCCCCGGACCGGCGAGTGCGCCCCGCCCTGCCGTCCCCTGATGGCGCTGCATCCCTCGGGAGAGGTCTTCGCCCTGCTGGACGCCTCGGGCCGAGTCGTCGTCCACGACCTGGGAGCCCGCTTCCCCAGGTCCCCGGACCGCAGCTGGGCGGAGGAGCGGCACCCGGCCGAGTACGTCCT from Streptomyces sp. NBC_00690 encodes the following:
- a CDS encoding SUKH-4 family immunity protein; its protein translation is MATYDQLTEWAGLGHVTRAGRDMVSDWCIPDSAKAQLVEVGIPVAPRLIERVVMQSEAEPTLLSSRGPLYRLTEQADPNEPAERSSFGVEPETGAVYFVMPDGEAWFANSGVGLWLDVLHHYGSRVTASELLSEPDGPEEYFSEEEEERAFAELNRLAEELKEIDPAAFSGYEGFLWPGLLDRWLY
- a CDS encoding sigma-70 family RNA polymerase sigma factor, encoding MNDPGVSPHDGGHPQPVDAALPLPLDYEAFYLTHQEFFHTFAELHLGTRTAAEETVHRVFLEILAGWDGLLREGDLEQRTLAVLHRQVTARLERDGRDPAFVINGPITQALRAIRNELEIAEGSHGLYEAITQLPTRQFHVIVMRHLMGYPTSRIARFMGLDERTVDYHGRKGKERLRVHLKLPGAPGRNMTGKERAP
- a CDS encoding glycosyltransferase family 39 protein, with the protein product MIDTASTSVPPSHSPHCARTPPQAERCSVPTARTPWRVWLPPAALALLLGTWGLEREQTLWSDEAVTYDMATRSLQEIWRTLATVDAVHGLYYLLMHVVFAVWEPGLVSLRVPSVLATAASAVLVARIGLRLAGPRAGALSGLVLALLPAVQRYAQEGRSYALVSALVTWATLLLLERRWRAYAVVVLVACLVHEFAVLVLLAHGATLWLGRSPNTAQLPREWLRAASAVVAGVLPFALFSMTQSSQVAWIEPPSAPKLTRFAVLVVVGMICAALTGGSRTKPLALPLLVLPPGLLIAVSFVHPLYSERYVLFSTIGLALLLGTVLDRFWSALVAAGSTTAVLLYLTTTGTELRSPESRSDNAMAVAQTVKRLARPGDGVLFLTAQRRVWTLAPGASHALPDLSLDRSPRASHTLYGTEAEPAVVRKRMLSHPGRVLAIGDRAGRQQGGTPSDAVKRDVLNRHYRLVEERMVGTERIEVYARVNHTVAAPPALERPAIAAPAAGEAVDGGDTCVLRPGR
- a CDS encoding nSTAND1 domain-containing NTPase, whose amino-acid sequence is MAAASTDRRSGGRAALKDKNGPDAVQGRSGRGAGMGRREKPLNPADGHVESFAYELRALRRSAGSPTYRTMAEGSPYSAPSLSGAASGERLPSLPVALAYVAACGGDLEEWRRRWQRALADEPVIALEDGTMAPYPGLARYGTDHSDHFFGRDDLIADLLELTRRHPVVALVGASGSGKSSLLRAGLVPALRRAASAGNGTAPSVIRILTPGSTPARTHRTLMTNGALLLVDQFEEVFTLCRDRGEQNAFMELLTGSGCRVVIAVRADFSGRCAEHPALAAALKESVLLVGPMTPAQLRAAVVGPATAGRLIVERALTARIVADVADEPGGLPLMSHALLETWRRRRGRTLTVAAYEAIGGIQGAITHTAEEAFGAFTEREARAGRELLLRLIAPGDTTEDTCRTASRSELLHMPESERVLERLVRARLLTVDDGAVNLAHESLIRGWPRLRSWIEQERDRLRLHRGLTEAARTWDGLGRDEGALYRGAQLAAVRETFGTPPDNPVTPAAGRRIGRRVRHSRLLAARRTRAGLVRVPLRAAVAPVPLDAEAVLTPQESDFLAASYRAHNDALRAALRTTRRLRTLIATLSVLLCIATIAGLSVWKESRAEDRRAVQAEARQLAETANTLRESDPGYALFLSVAGWRKADTPETREALFAAAAQPDSAVHRLETHNVDLSALRQDLSADGRSLLTLSPGSSDAQGLGRVAADWSGAGLGENLKRLVAIAPHHRAIALGTNRGIRMWDLSSAEFTGPVFGPRTSGARGWFAPAGEALAAQAPGGPLQVWDTTIGRELLDTGDTRPPTGDVHVAPGAQLLAYCAAGGPLRIWDIDTRKNLDTPWTDRVGGGCGSGEFRFTPDGRALAFTTASGVRTIEVRTGRERPRVVTDGLPQLAFSADGAHLATLTPTTLQIWRTAVPDSPVLRLPMSGMHRSDLRLDMAESAVRFREGEAPALTVRTIGVNTTEPQEWEETPLSAAAFSQNAEILATARSRAYDIRDGEGRLLRGIPRTGECAPPCRPLMALHPSGEVFALLDASGRVVVHDLGARFPRSPDRSWAEERHPAEYVLPPRPGVTGMAFSGLGGSADTLGVSASTPGQTVFASADHDDARHGYHWSEAHESLDGRVLAAAGDSGGFVTDRHRIVPTDQDDGSPAIMQGEGRAVSAAFSPGGPFTAMADASGRITLWGDYGEKNLAVLAPRKPFSPGSRAEKPVALAFSPDGRTLAVGDGHGTIRLWDTARIRSVPLPAADGPVLALAFTADGSHLRISTPHSASRTYPLDPTAIAESLCQRIKNLPWSALQQQDGMIDPDQQHCPSGHDR